In Aegilops tauschii subsp. strangulata cultivar AL8/78 chromosome 3, Aet v6.0, whole genome shotgun sequence, one genomic interval encodes:
- the LOC109769521 gene encoding RING-H2 finger protein ATL80-like: MAEAKRMHEQTTGCLPVDQSCFALSRLSNAYRPTRNNDPACCSTTSYLEVLGISFATLLIILFVLCMIRCYLMRRAVNRVTVGAATSTGAGAPVVVKKRPTGLSDDAIAALPKFEYRHTADESDRWECSICLCTMADGEVARQLPRCTHLFHRACVDMWLTAHTTCPVCRAEVVKPTDNDDSCAKTPAAEAGPSGPARLEDGQRDLEAQL, encoded by the coding sequence ATGGCCGAGGCCAAGCGCATGCACGAGCAGACCACCGGGTGCCTCCCCGTCGACCAGTCCTGCTTCGCGCTCTCCCGGCTGTCCAACGCGTACCGCCCCACCCGCAACAACGACCCGGCCTGCTGCTCCACAACGTCCTACCTTGAGGTCCTCGGCATCTCATTCGCGACGCTGCTCATCATCCTCTTCGTGCTCTGCATGATACGGTGCTACCTCATGCGGCGGGCCGTGAACCGGGTCACGGTGGGGGCCGCAACGTCGACAGGCGCGGGGGCGCCCGTGGTGGTCAAGAAGCGGCCCACCGGCCTCAGCGACGACGCCATCGCCGCGCTGCCCAAGTTCGAGTACCGACACACGGCCGACGAGAGTGATCGGTGGGAGTGCTCGATATGCCTCTGCACCATGGCCGACGGCGAGGTGGCCAGGCAACTACCTAGATGCACGCACCTCTTCCACAGGGCGTGCGTCGACATGTGGCTCACGGCGCACACCACATGTCCGGTGTGCCGAGCCGAGGTGGTCAAGCCGACGGACAACGACGACAGCTGCGCCAAGACGCCGGCGGCCGAGGCCGGCCCGTCGGGGCCGGCTAGGTTGGAGGATGGCCAGAGGGATTTGGAGGCGCAGTTATAG